From the genome of Lasioglossum baleicum chromosome 13, iyLasBale1, whole genome shotgun sequence, one region includes:
- the Eph gene encoding eph receptor tyrosine kinase isoform X13: MAPFNMAGVAGLLATCAAAAASAAHLLPLLLLLICPRGTHAEQVVLLDTTQEEKLEWTRYPYGTDASTPGWVEESFTNFEKGINWRSYVVCDVAYNSVNNWLWTPFIERGPANRMYVEVKFTIRDCSLFPGTARSCKETFSLLYYEFDAATKEPPPWEPESYKLIGRIAAGEGRFNTNTEVVINTEVKSIPVTKKGVYFAFRDQGACISILAIKVYYISCPEVSVNFARFPATPTGREVALIEQTNGTCVDNAVVIEQPTFLCKGDGKWYLPSGGCHCKPGYHADVVKQECTKCPAGKFKFEAGSHSCEVCPAHSKSSDSGFTECRCNAGYFRAEKDPKNMPCTQPPSAPQNLTVNFVDQSTVILSWNAPHVLGGRTDTTYRVVCDACSMGVKYIPSTEVFDDTKITITGLNAVTTYRFQVFAENGVSALAGKSEYVDITVTTEASVPSLVSNVRITSVKSSELSISWDAPITEIGADSDLVERYEVRCYSRHDDATNATVVQTSDLSATFKGLKPSTEYAIQVRAKTTRGWGEYTPVVYKKTPHAMGLDYVGEDDNMQVRIIAGAIVAVVVLLVIIIIMTVLILRSRASDECNKKQPSDCDTLEYRNGEGLVVTYMHCKMDSSPIVTTHTNNKSKSSLTTPLFTPAVGVAAAGAGGAGGASARSYVDPHTYEDPNQAVREFAREIDAGYITIEAIIGGGEFGDVCRGKLKLPPDGRTEIDVAIKTLKPGSADKARNDFLTEASIMGQFEHPNVIFLQGVVTKSNPVMIITEFMENGSLDTFLRANDGKFQVLQLVGMLRGIASGMQYLAEMNYVHRDLAARNVLVNAALVCKIADFGLSREIESATEGAYTTRGGKIPVRWTAPEAIAFRKFTSASDVWSMGIVCWEVMSYGERPYWNWSNQDVIKSIEKGYRLPAPMDCPEAIYQLMLDCWQKERTHRPTFANLTQTLDKLIRSPETLRKIAQNRSTNPLAPDAVDLTQLTSVSEWLASIKMSRYADSFERSGVTTLEAAARVTVQELTALGVTLVGHQKKIMNSVTALRAQMSATSQGFLV, from the exons TGGGTGGAAGAGTCGTTCACGAACTTCGAGAAGGGCATCAATTGGCGGAGCTACGTTGTCTGCGACGTGGCGTACAACAGCGTGAACAATTGGCTGTGGACGCCGTTCATCGAGAGGGGCCCGGCGAACCGCATGTACGTAGAAGTCAAATTCACGATCCGTGACTGTTCGCTGTTCCCCGGAACCGCGCGCAGCTGCAAGGAAACATTCAGCCTGCTCTACTACGAGTTCGACGCAGCCACCAAAGAGCCGCCGCCCTGGGAGCCCGAGAGCTACAAGTTGATCG GACGCATCGCCGCCGGCGAGGGCAGGTTCAACACGAACACCGAGGTGGTGATCAACACGGAGGTGAAGTCGATCCCGGTGACGAAGAAGGGCGTGTACTTCGCGTTCCGGGACCAGGGCGCTTGCATCTCGATCTTGGCGATCAAGGTCTACTATATCAGCTGCCCGGAGGTCTCGGTGAACTTCGCGCGTTTCCCAGCGACGCCTACTGGTCGCGAGGTCGCGCTGATCGAGCAGACGAACGGCACCTGCGTGGACAACGCTGTGGTGATCGAGCAGCCTACCTTCCTGTGCAAGGGCGATGGAAAATGGTACCTGCCCAGCGGAGGATGCCACTGCAAGCCAGGCTACCACGCCGACGTCGTGAAACAGGAGTGCACCAAGTGTCCCGCCGGGAAATTCAAGTTCGAGGCGGGATCCCACAGCTGCGAGGTATGCCCGGCGCACAGCAAATCCTCCGACTCCGGGTTCACCGAGTGCCGGTGCAACGCCGGATACTTCAGAGCGGAGAAGGACCCCAAGAACATGCCGTGCACGC AACCACCCTCCGCGCCGCAGAACCTGACGGTGAACTTCGTCGACCAATCCACCGTCATCCTCTCCTGGAACGCGCCGCATGTCCTGGGCGGCAGAACCGACACCACCTACAGGGTGGTCTGCGACGCCTGCAGCATGGGCGTCAAGTACATTCCCAGCACC GAGGTTTTCGACGACACGAAGATCACGATCACGGGGCTGAACGCGGTGACCACATATCGGTTCCAAGTGTTCGCCGAGAACGGCGTGTCGGCGCTAGCCGGTAAATCCGAGTACGTGGACATCACCGTGACCACCGAGGCTAGCGTTCCCAGCTTGGTGAGCAACGTCCGCATCACCAGCGTCAAGAGCTCCGAACTGAGCATCAGCTGGGACGCTCCCATCACCGAGATAGGCGCGGACAGCGACCTGGTCGAGCGATACGAAG TGAGGTGCTATTCACGCCACGACGACGCTACCAACGCCACCGTCGTCCAAACATCGGACCTGTCCGCGACGTTCAAGGGCCTGAAACCATCCACGGAGTACGCGATCCAGGTGCGAGCGAAAACGACCCGCGGATGGGGCGAGTACACGCCTGTGGTGTACAAGAAAACGCCGCATGCCATGGGCCTAG ATTACGTTGGAGAGGATGACAACATGCAGGTGAGGATCATAGCGGGCGCGATCGTAGCCGTGGTGGTTCTGCTGGTGATCATCATCATCATGACAGTTCTGATACTGAGAAG CAGGGCCTCGGACGAGTGCAACAAGAAACAGCCGAGCGACTGCGACACCCTGGAGTACAGGAACGGCGAAG GACTAGTTGTGACCTACA TGCACTGCAAAATGGACAGTTCACCGATTGTGACAACCCACACCAACAACAAGAGCAAGTCCTCGC TGACCACGCCGCTGTTCACACCTGCAGTGGGGGTCGCTGCCGCAGGTGCTGGAGGCGCCGGTGGTGCGAGCGCGAGGAGTTACGTCGATCCTCACACCTACGAGGACCCGAACCAGGCTGTCAGAGAGTTCGCTCGCGAGATCGACGCGGGATACATCACGATAGAAGCCATCATAG GTGGCGGTGAATTCGGCGACGTGTGTCGAGGAAAGCTGAAACTGCCGCCGGATGGTCGAACGGAGATCGACGTCGCCATCAAGACCCTGAAGCCAGGTTCCGCGGACAAGGCTAGGAACGACTTCCTCACCGAGGCCTCGATCATGGGCCAGTTCGAGCATCCGAACGTGATATTCCTCCAAGGTGTCGTGACCAAGAGCAACCCGGTGATGATCATCACCGAGTTCATGGAGAACGGCAGCTTGGACACCTTCCTGCGTGCGAACGACGGCAAGTTCCAGGTGCTGCAGCTGGTCGGCATGCTGCGCGGCATCGCCAGCGGCATGCAATACCTCGCGGAGATGAACTACGTGCATCGGGATCTCGCTGCGAGGAACGTCCTCGTGAACGCCGCACTCGTGTGCAAGATCGCGGACTTTGGACTGAGCAGGGAGATCGAGAGCGCTACGGAGGGAGCCTACACGACCAGG GGTGGAAAGATTCCGGTGCGATGGACAGCTCCCGAGGCGATAGCGTTCCGGAAGTTCACAAGCGCGTCGGACGTGTGGAGCATGGGCATCGTGTGTTGGGAGGTGATGTCGTACGGGGAGAGGCCGTACTGGAACTGGTCGAATCAGGACGTGATCAAGTCGATCGAGAAAGGCTACAGGCTTCCAGCGCCGATGGACTGTCCGGAGGCGATCTACCAGCTGATGCTCGACTGCTGGCAGAAGGAACGAACCCATCGCCCGACCTTCGCCAACCTGACCCAGACCTTGGACAAGCTAATCCGGAGCCCGGAGACGCTCAGGAAAATCGCCCAGAACAG GAGCACCAATCCACTGGCGCCGGACGCGGTGGACTTGACGCAGCTGACCTCGGTCAGCGAGTGGCTGGCCTCGATCAAGATGTCCCGGTACGCGGACAGTTTCGAGAGGTCCGGCGTGACGACGCTGGAGGCGGCTGCCCGCGTCACCGTGCAAGAGCTGACGGCGTTGGGCGTGACGTTGGTGGGCCACCAGAAGAAGATCATGAACAGCGTGACCGCGTTGCGGGCGCAGATGTCCGCCACCTCGCAAGGTTTCCTCGTGTAA
- the Eph gene encoding eph receptor tyrosine kinase isoform X17, translating into MAPFNMAGVAGLLATCAAAAASAAHLLPLLLLLICPRGTHAEQVVLLDTTQEEKLEWTRYPYGTDASTPGWVEESFTNFEKGINWRSYVVCDVAYNSVNNWLWTPFIERGPANRMYVEVKFTIRDCSLFPGTARSCKETFSLLYYEFDAATKEPPPWEPESYKLIGRIAAGEGRFNTNTEVVINTEVKSIPVTKKGVYFAFRDQGACISILAIKVYYISCPEVSVNFARFPATPTGREVALIEQTNGTCVDNAVVIEQPTFLCKGDGKWYLPSGGCHCKPGYHADVVKQECTKCPAGKFKFEAGSHSCEVCPAHSKSSDSGFTECRCNAGYFRAEKDPKNMPCTQPPSAPQNLTVNFVDQSTVILSWNAPHVLGGRTDTTYRVVCDACSMGVKYIPSTQEVFDDTKITITGLNAVTTYRFQVFAENGVSALAGKSEYVDITVTTEASVPSLVSNVRITSVKSSELSISWDAPITEIGADSDLVERYEVRCYSRHDDATNATVVQTSDLSATFKGLKPSTEYAIQVRAKTTRGWGEYTPVVYKKTPHAMGLDYVGEDDNMQVRIIAGAIVAVVVLLVIIIIMTVLILRRASDECNKKQPSDCDTLEYRNGEGLVVTYMGVAAAGAGGAGGASARSYVDPHTYEDPNQAVREFAREIDAGYITIEAIIGGGEFGDVCRGKLKLPPDGRTEIDVAIKTLKPGSADKARNDFLTEASIMGQFEHPNVIFLQGVVTKSNPVMIITEFMENGSLDTFLRANDGKFQVLQLVGMLRGIASGMQYLAEMNYVHRDLAARNVLVNAALVCKIADFGLSREIESATEGAYTTRGGKIPVRWTAPEAIAFRKFTSASDVWSMGIVCWEVMSYGERPYWNWSNQDVIKSIEKGYRLPAPMDCPEAIYQLMLDCWQKERTHRPTFANLTQTLDKLIRSPETLRKIAQNRIRERGAPPPPPPASSTSSNVHLRKRSTNPLAPDAVDLTQLTSVSEWLASIKMSRYADSFERSGVTTLEAAARVTVQELTALGVTLVGHQKKIMNSVTALRAQMSATSQGFLV; encoded by the exons TGGGTGGAAGAGTCGTTCACGAACTTCGAGAAGGGCATCAATTGGCGGAGCTACGTTGTCTGCGACGTGGCGTACAACAGCGTGAACAATTGGCTGTGGACGCCGTTCATCGAGAGGGGCCCGGCGAACCGCATGTACGTAGAAGTCAAATTCACGATCCGTGACTGTTCGCTGTTCCCCGGAACCGCGCGCAGCTGCAAGGAAACATTCAGCCTGCTCTACTACGAGTTCGACGCAGCCACCAAAGAGCCGCCGCCCTGGGAGCCCGAGAGCTACAAGTTGATCG GACGCATCGCCGCCGGCGAGGGCAGGTTCAACACGAACACCGAGGTGGTGATCAACACGGAGGTGAAGTCGATCCCGGTGACGAAGAAGGGCGTGTACTTCGCGTTCCGGGACCAGGGCGCTTGCATCTCGATCTTGGCGATCAAGGTCTACTATATCAGCTGCCCGGAGGTCTCGGTGAACTTCGCGCGTTTCCCAGCGACGCCTACTGGTCGCGAGGTCGCGCTGATCGAGCAGACGAACGGCACCTGCGTGGACAACGCTGTGGTGATCGAGCAGCCTACCTTCCTGTGCAAGGGCGATGGAAAATGGTACCTGCCCAGCGGAGGATGCCACTGCAAGCCAGGCTACCACGCCGACGTCGTGAAACAGGAGTGCACCAAGTGTCCCGCCGGGAAATTCAAGTTCGAGGCGGGATCCCACAGCTGCGAGGTATGCCCGGCGCACAGCAAATCCTCCGACTCCGGGTTCACCGAGTGCCGGTGCAACGCCGGATACTTCAGAGCGGAGAAGGACCCCAAGAACATGCCGTGCACGC AACCACCCTCCGCGCCGCAGAACCTGACGGTGAACTTCGTCGACCAATCCACCGTCATCCTCTCCTGGAACGCGCCGCATGTCCTGGGCGGCAGAACCGACACCACCTACAGGGTGGTCTGCGACGCCTGCAGCATGGGCGTCAAGTACATTCCCAGCACC CAGGAGGTTTTCGACGACACGAAGATCACGATCACGGGGCTGAACGCGGTGACCACATATCGGTTCCAAGTGTTCGCCGAGAACGGCGTGTCGGCGCTAGCCGGTAAATCCGAGTACGTGGACATCACCGTGACCACCGAGGCTAGCGTTCCCAGCTTGGTGAGCAACGTCCGCATCACCAGCGTCAAGAGCTCCGAACTGAGCATCAGCTGGGACGCTCCCATCACCGAGATAGGCGCGGACAGCGACCTGGTCGAGCGATACGAAG TGAGGTGCTATTCACGCCACGACGACGCTACCAACGCCACCGTCGTCCAAACATCGGACCTGTCCGCGACGTTCAAGGGCCTGAAACCATCCACGGAGTACGCGATCCAGGTGCGAGCGAAAACGACCCGCGGATGGGGCGAGTACACGCCTGTGGTGTACAAGAAAACGCCGCATGCCATGGGCCTAG ATTACGTTGGAGAGGATGACAACATGCAGGTGAGGATCATAGCGGGCGCGATCGTAGCCGTGGTGGTTCTGCTGGTGATCATCATCATCATGACAGTTCTGATACTGAGAAG GGCCTCGGACGAGTGCAACAAGAAACAGCCGAGCGACTGCGACACCCTGGAGTACAGGAACGGCGAAG GACTAGTTGTGACCTACA TGGGGGTCGCTGCCGCAGGTGCTGGAGGCGCCGGTGGTGCGAGCGCGAGGAGTTACGTCGATCCTCACACCTACGAGGACCCGAACCAGGCTGTCAGAGAGTTCGCTCGCGAGATCGACGCGGGATACATCACGATAGAAGCCATCATAG GTGGCGGTGAATTCGGCGACGTGTGTCGAGGAAAGCTGAAACTGCCGCCGGATGGTCGAACGGAGATCGACGTCGCCATCAAGACCCTGAAGCCAGGTTCCGCGGACAAGGCTAGGAACGACTTCCTCACCGAGGCCTCGATCATGGGCCAGTTCGAGCATCCGAACGTGATATTCCTCCAAGGTGTCGTGACCAAGAGCAACCCGGTGATGATCATCACCGAGTTCATGGAGAACGGCAGCTTGGACACCTTCCTGCGTGCGAACGACGGCAAGTTCCAGGTGCTGCAGCTGGTCGGCATGCTGCGCGGCATCGCCAGCGGCATGCAATACCTCGCGGAGATGAACTACGTGCATCGGGATCTCGCTGCGAGGAACGTCCTCGTGAACGCCGCACTCGTGTGCAAGATCGCGGACTTTGGACTGAGCAGGGAGATCGAGAGCGCTACGGAGGGAGCCTACACGACCAGG GGTGGAAAGATTCCGGTGCGATGGACAGCTCCCGAGGCGATAGCGTTCCGGAAGTTCACAAGCGCGTCGGACGTGTGGAGCATGGGCATCGTGTGTTGGGAGGTGATGTCGTACGGGGAGAGGCCGTACTGGAACTGGTCGAATCAGGACGTGATCAAGTCGATCGAGAAAGGCTACAGGCTTCCAGCGCCGATGGACTGTCCGGAGGCGATCTACCAGCTGATGCTCGACTGCTGGCAGAAGGAACGAACCCATCGCCCGACCTTCGCCAACCTGACCCAGACCTTGGACAAGCTAATCCGGAGCCCGGAGACGCTCAGGAAAATCGCCCAGAACAG AATCAGGGAAAGGGGTGCTccacccccacccccacccGCCTCGTCGACATCCTCCAACGTGCATTTGAGGAAAAG GAGCACCAATCCACTGGCGCCGGACGCGGTGGACTTGACGCAGCTGACCTCGGTCAGCGAGTGGCTGGCCTCGATCAAGATGTCCCGGTACGCGGACAGTTTCGAGAGGTCCGGCGTGACGACGCTGGAGGCGGCTGCCCGCGTCACCGTGCAAGAGCTGACGGCGTTGGGCGTGACGTTGGTGGGCCACCAGAAGAAGATCATGAACAGCGTGACCGCGTTGCGGGCGCAGATGTCCGCCACCTCGCAAGGTTTCCTCGTGTAA